Within the Streptomyces sp. NBC_00353 genome, the region CGAGGGCTGCGACCTGATCGTCGGCTTCCTCACCACCTATATGACCGCCACCATGCTGGTGCCCATTGCCCAGCGCAGCGGCGCCCCCGTACTCCTCATCAACCTCCAGCCCACGGAGGCCATGGACCACGCGTCCTTCGACACGGGCGCCTGGCTCGCCTACTGCGGCGCCTGCCCGCTCCCCGAAATGGCCGGCGCCTTCGAGCGCGCGGGAGTTCCCTTCCGCTCCGTCTCGGGACACCTGGAGGACGAGCGCGCCTGGCAGCGCATCGGGCGGTGGATCCGGGCCGCGGGCGTACGGTCGGTGCTGCGCCATGGACGGCACGGGCTGATGGGTCACCTCTACCCGGGCATGTACGACGTGTCCACCGACCTGACCATGGTCGCCGGCAACCTGGGCGGCCACGTCGAGGTCCTGGAGTTCGACGACCTGCGGGTGCGTGTCGAGAAGGCCGGGGAAGAGGAGGTCGAGGCCAAACTCGCCGAGGTCGGCGCGGTGTTCGAGCTGGCCGAGTCCGTTGTCCAGGACGACCTGGTCTGGGCCGCGCGGGTGTCCGTCGGACTCGACCGGCTCGTCGAGGACTTCGACCTGGACTCCCTGGCGTACTACCACCGCGGCCTCGACGGCGAGATCCACGAGCGGCTGGGTGCGGGCATGATCCTCGGCTCCTCCCTGCTGACCGCGCGAGGCGTGCCCACCTGCGGCGAGTACGAACTGCGCACCTCGCTCGCCATGTTGGTCGCGGAGCGGCTGGGGGCGGGCGGTTCGTTCACCGAGCTGCAGGCGCTCAACTTCCGTGACGGCGTGGTGGAGATGGGCCACGACGGCCCGGGACACCTCGCCATCAGCGAGCGGAAGCCGCTGTTGCGGGGCCTGGGTGTCTACCACGGCAAGCGCGGCTGGGGCGTCTCGGTCGAGTTCGACGTCAAGCACGGCCCGGTCACCCTCGTCGGGCTGGGCCAGTCCCGTGACGGCCGCTACCGGCTGATCGCCTCCGAGGGCGAGGTCGTCGCAGGTCCGCTGCTCCAGATCGGCAACACCACGTCGAGGGTGGACTTCGGGGCCGATCCGGGGGAGTGGACCGACGCCTGGAGCGCGAGCGGAGTCGGCCACCACTGGGCGCTGGCCACCGGCCGGCTGCTGCCCGAACTCCGGGCGCTGGCGGACCTCGCCGGTCTGGAACTGGTGGAAGTCACCGGCCGATGACACCCACGCCAGGAAGGCGCGGAGCACTCCGCTCATAA harbors:
- a CDS encoding L-fucose/L-arabinose isomerase family protein, which produces MTRHRRVSTVTARTPATARRPKIGLVAGGLGAYWPQFPDLLPQLRRSADRVTERMREFDADVVDVGFISDAQEGAAAAEKLRAEGCDLIVGFLTTYMTATMLVPIAQRSGAPVLLINLQPTEAMDHASFDTGAWLAYCGACPLPEMAGAFERAGVPFRSVSGHLEDERAWQRIGRWIRAAGVRSVLRHGRHGLMGHLYPGMYDVSTDLTMVAGNLGGHVEVLEFDDLRVRVEKAGEEEVEAKLAEVGAVFELAESVVQDDLVWAARVSVGLDRLVEDFDLDSLAYYHRGLDGEIHERLGAGMILGSSLLTARGVPTCGEYELRTSLAMLVAERLGAGGSFTELQALNFRDGVVEMGHDGPGHLAISERKPLLRGLGVYHGKRGWGVSVEFDVKHGPVTLVGLGQSRDGRYRLIASEGEVVAGPLLQIGNTTSRVDFGADPGEWTDAWSASGVGHHWALATGRLLPELRALADLAGLELVEVTGR